DNA from Candidatus Methylacidiphilales bacterium:
CGACATCTTCCGGTTTCCCAAAGCGTCTGAGCGGAATCTGCTCGAGTATTTTGTTTTTGATCTCATCAGGCAACACACTAGTCATATCCGTCTCGATGAAGCCTGGACAGACAGCGTTGCATGTGATGTTGCGAGAGGCAAGCTCACGTGCAATGGATTTGGTGAAGCCGATAAGTCCTGCTTTTGAGGCAGCATAGTTGGCTTGGCCGGTATTACCAATCAATCCGATGACAGAGGAAATGTTAATTATCTTTCCATATCGTGCACGCATCATAGTGCGGATGACCGCCTGAGTCCAAAGGAAGGCTCCTTTGAGATTAGTGTTTATAACGGCATCCCAGTCTTCCGTTTTCATGCGCATCAGGAGAGTGTCACGCGTGATGCCAGCGTTATTGACCAATACGTCAATACGCCCCCACTCGTTTTCAATTTGAGTAACAGCTTCTTCGATTGCCGACGCTTGGGTCACATCCACAGAGAATGCGCGGGCGTTTCCACTCTTTTCTTTAATCGTTGAGA
Protein-coding regions in this window:
- the fabG gene encoding 3-oxoacyl-[acyl-carrier-protein] reductase — its product is MHPNPIAIVTGASRGIGRAIALNLASHGYTVACVGRSLEQLNDTVSTIKEKSGNARAFSVDVTQASAIEEAVTQIENEWGRIDVLVNNAGITRDTLLMRMKTEDWDAVINTNLKGAFLWTQAVIRTMMRARYGKIINISSVIGLIGNTGQANYAASKAGLIGFTKSIARELASRNITCNAVCPGFIETDMTSVLPDEIKNKILEQIPLRRFGKPEDVAHLVAFLASSQADYITGQSFVVDGGMVMS